A region of Streptomyces sp. NBC_01267 DNA encodes the following proteins:
- a CDS encoding YggT family protein — protein MGIALDVVYIALMCFLIVLIFRLVMDYVFQFARSWQPGKAMVVVLEATYTVTDPPLKLLRRFIPPLRLGGVALDLSFFVLMIIVYILISIVSRV, from the coding sequence ATGGGCATCGCATTGGATGTGGTCTACATCGCGCTGATGTGTTTCCTCATCGTGTTGATCTTCCGGCTTGTCATGGACTACGTCTTCCAGTTCGCCCGTTCATGGCAACCTGGCAAGGCGATGGTGGTCGTTCTGGAGGCCACTTACACTGTCACCGATCCACCGCTCAAGCTTCTGCGGCGGTTCATTCCGCCGCTGCGTCTCGGGGGCGTGGCACTCGACCTGTCCTTCTTCGTTCTGATGATCATCGTCTACATCCTGATCAGCATTGTGAGCCGGGTGTGA
- a CDS encoding cell division protein SepF: MAGAMRKMAVYLGLVEDDGYDGPGFDPDDEFEPEPEPERDRRRHQPPHQSHQSQQDEPVRMVQPPAQREPVALPAESGRPARIAPVASITPERPSMEKNAPVIMPKVVSEREPYRITTLHPRTYNEARTIGEHFREGTPVIMNLTEMDDTDAKRLVDFAAGLVFGLHGSIERVTQKVFLLSPANVDVTAEDKARIAEGGFFNQS; the protein is encoded by the coding sequence ATGGCCGGCGCGATGCGCAAGATGGCGGTCTACCTCGGCCTCGTGGAGGACGATGGGTACGACGGCCCGGGGTTCGACCCCGATGACGAGTTCGAGCCCGAGCCCGAGCCCGAAAGGGACCGACGGCGGCACCAGCCCCCTCATCAGTCGCACCAGTCCCAACAGGACGAACCGGTGCGAATGGTGCAACCCCCCGCCCAGCGCGAGCCAGTTGCGCTTCCGGCGGAAAGCGGACGACCCGCCCGAATCGCCCCCGTGGCGTCCATCACACCTGAACGTCCGAGTATGGAGAAGAACGCCCCGGTGATCATGCCCAAGGTTGTGTCCGAGCGGGAGCCCTACCGCATCACCACGTTGCACCCCCGGACCTACAACGAGGCCCGTACCATCGGGGAACACTTCCGCGAAGGCACTCCGGTGATCATGAATCTGACGGAGATGGACGACACGGATGCGAAGCGACTTGTCGACTTTGCCGCAGGGCTCGTCTTCGGTCTGCATGGCAGCATTGAGCGGGTGACGCAGAAGGTGTTCCTGTTGTCGCCTGCTAACGTCGATGTCACGGCGGAGGACAAGGCCCGTATCGCAGAGGGCGGTTTCTTCAACCAGAGCTGA
- a CDS encoding YggS family pyridoxal phosphate-dependent enzyme, with protein sequence MTDRKCQLAANLARVEDRISSACASAGRDREEVTLIVVTKTYPASDVRLLSELGVRQVAENRDQDAAPKAAECADLVLKWHFVGQLQTNKVRSVASYADMVQSVDRTKLVTALSTAAVRAGRELGCLIQVALDAESGERGARGGLAPDGVEELADQVAGAAGLRLDGLMTVAPLAGPYAGRQQASFERLMEISSRLRAAHPAATMVSAGMSADLEEAVAAGATHVRVGTAVLGVRPRLG encoded by the coding sequence ATGACGGACCGTAAGTGTCAACTCGCCGCAAATCTGGCGCGGGTGGAGGATCGTATTTCCTCCGCCTGTGCGTCCGCCGGGCGCGACCGCGAGGAAGTGACCCTGATCGTGGTCACCAAGACCTACCCCGCGAGCGATGTGCGACTTCTCTCGGAACTGGGCGTACGTCAAGTTGCCGAGAATCGCGATCAGGACGCCGCACCCAAGGCTGCAGAGTGTGCAGATCTTGTATTGAAGTGGCACTTTGTTGGTCAACTTCAGACCAACAAGGTTCGTTCTGTGGCGAGTTATGCCGATATGGTGCAATCGGTCGACCGCACCAAGCTGGTCACCGCGCTGTCCACGGCCGCGGTCCGGGCCGGGCGTGAGCTGGGTTGTCTGATCCAGGTCGCACTGGACGCGGAGTCCGGCGAGCGGGGTGCGCGCGGTGGTCTCGCGCCGGACGGCGTCGAGGAGTTGGCCGATCAGGTGGCCGGTGCGGCAGGGTTGCGGCTCGACGGTCTGATGACCGTCGCACCGCTGGCCGGTCCGTACGCGGGTCGGCAACAGGCGTCATTCGAGCGGCTGATGGAAATCTCATCCCGCCTGCGCGCGGCTCATCCTGCTGCCACCATGGTGTCGGCAGGGATGAGCGCGGATCTCGAAGAGGCGGTTGCGGCGGGTGCGACACATGTCCGCGTCGGCACTGCGGTACTCGGTGTCCGTCCCCGGCTCGGGTAA